The Candidatus Poribacteria bacterium genomic sequence AAAAACTCAGTGCCGACGAGGGGCGCAATGCCACTGTCAATCGGCACATCCCCGATCTTTGTGCGAACAAAGCCGACACGCTGACAAACCGGGCACACTTTTAACATGCTTGGATCCTTGGGAATGCGAAGTTTCGTCTCGCAGTCAGCACAGCGGATCCATCCACGGCTAAGGTCCTCTATATGTATCACTTGCTTCATGAAAATCTCCTTTGCTTTCCGCCTGCGTCCAAATCCTTGCCTATCGCATTCTTTTCAGAGGGTTAGACCACAGGGGCGATCTTTCAAGGGGGTTCTGTGTGTGAAATTAGAGGTTATGCTTCTCGCAGCAAACTCAAGACCGGGTAACTCACGAATCCCCGATTCGGGCGCATCGAGGTGTTGCAACGTTGCCAGCTGTGCTGACGTGACTGGTGTTCCCTCGCCTTTACCCAACGCCTTATTCAGAACCATCCGAAGTCTTGGGTCTGGAATATGGACGTTCTCAGCAGTCCCGATCAAGGGCAGCATTAAAAAGAATACGAGTGCGCTGAGAATGAAGTGGCGGTTGGATACTTTCAACATGTTGCTATCTCCTTTTTGCGGTGCGTCGGATTATTTTTCGCAATAAGTAGTTTTGGATTGAAAAAATCTTGTAAAAAAATGCAATAAACCCAGTAAATATAAGGGTTTTTCGCTTGTTTAAAATGTCTAAAAATGGTATAATAATTGCAGTTAAACGGGAGGGTGCAACTTCCCTTTAGAGTCCAAAGCGGAGTTGCTTCGGAAGTCCTACTGCTATTATACCGAAAATGGTAGTTTCTTAGCAATTCCTTTGACATCCAAAGGAGTTTTTTTATGAATTTCATAGAGGTTATCGAGCGTTTTCCTGACTAAGAATCGTGTATTGAACATCTGGAACGCGTCAGATGGCAAGGAAAGCCCGTTTGTCCACAAACCACATCAAACGTAAGAAAGAAGATGGTGAAGGGCGTGTAGAACGCTGGAACTGCTATGATTGTAGAGCCTCGTTCAAGGCAACTCACGGGACACTATTTCACGGAACAAAAATCCCCCTTCAGAAATGGTTTCTTGCTATTTCATTGACCCTCAATGCCAAGAAGGGAATATCATCCTATGAGCTCCAGCGTGATTTAGACTTGAACCAAAAGACCGCTTGGTTTATACTAACACGTATCCGGGCTAAAATGGCAGATAAAGTCAACTCCATTCTACTACAAGGTATTATAGAAGCTGATGAAACCTACATCGGTGGCAAACCCCGGAAGCCGAACAAGCGTGAAGACTTTGAGCCCAGTAAGCGCGGTCGTGGCACGGATAAAACGGCTATCATGGGGGCAGTTGCTCGTGGCGGTGAAGTCGTCGCTGAAGTGGCAAAAGGACTCACCGGGCGTGATATTCTTGAATTTATCCGCAGAGTTGTCAATGTTAAGGAATCTGAACTTATGACTGATGAATATCACGCTTACAATGCTCTCGGTTCACAACTCAAGCATCACGTTATCAATCACCAAGTCCAGTTTGCCGAAGGTGATAAGCACACAAATACAATTGAAGGTTTTTGGTCTCTACTGAAACGAGCTTGGTATGGTTCACATCATCATTATCAAACTGGATACACACCGCTCTATATAGCAGAACGCTGTTATATCTATAACAACCGGCACCGTGAAACTATTTTTTGGAAGTTCTTGAAGGAGAGTTGTCAATAATGCATACAGTAAATTCCTTTATTAACACGATTAAGGAAGGGAATTGTATTGAACTCATGTCCGAAATGCCGGATGAATGTGTTGATCTTATAGTAACGGATCCACCCTTTGCGATTGATTTTAAAGCAACTCGACAGAACTATAATCGGAAAGAAAGTCATGTGCTGCAAGGCTATAATGAGGTAAAATCAAATGAATACCTCGATTTTACGCTTGACTGGCTTTCTGGTGCAACACGAGTGTTGAAAGATTCTGGGAGCATGTATGTTTTCTCAGGTTGGAATCATCTAAAAGACCTGTTGATCGCTATTGACCACTGTGAATTGACAACTATCAATCATTTGGTTTGGAAGTACCAGTTTGGCGTTGTTACGAAACGCAAATATGTAACTTCTCACTATCACTGCCTTTTTGTTTGTAAAAACGATGAGAAAAGGAAGTTTTATCCCTATTGCCGATTTGATAAGGATACCAAGACTAAAGATGGTGGATCAGCCCACTACAGAGACAAAGAAGATGTATGGGAAATCAATCGGGAATATTGGAATCGTGCGCTCAAAACACCGACTAAGCTGCCAGCCGAACTCATTGTGAAAATTCTGGATTATTCCAGTGAGAAGGGCGATCTTGTTTTTGATCCTTTCCTTGGCTCTGGACAGGTGGCTGTTGTAAGTCAAATGAAAAAACGGAATTATGTAGGATTTGAGATTGTTCCTGAATATTATCAACTTGCCCAAAATCGTCTTGAATCAGGGGAGTATTTGGTTTATCCAACAAAGAAGGAGGAGGCTGTTTCGGAATTATTCGCAACAGTTATATAATTTCTTATGCTAAATCAGGGAATTATTGATACTATTGAATCTTTGCGAGTTGCTGCTCGGAGTCTGCCTAAAATATGGGACGGCAGAAACGCCATCCTTGAAATGAAGGAAGGCGGTTCAAAGAATTGGAAACAAATGGAATGGCAAGGTTGGTATTTTGAGTTTAAATGCAAATCACTTTTTCAAGGTATAGTCAATATGCCTGGGAAGAAATATGGAAAAACAGAGTTTGATGCTTTTTCTGGAATTTCATGGGATCTGAAAGCACATACCGCTAATACTACTAACCATAGGGTCATTACAAACGATGCAGAAGCAATCATGAACACAATACATGATTATGGTCATTATGGACTAATACTTGCAATCGGTGCGGTCGAATACAACGATGAAGAAGGAACTTTTAAAAAGTGGCATGATGACCTAAAAGGTGGAATTAGTGAGTATGAGAAGAACCGGATAAATAGAGGTGCTATGTCACGAATCCGCAAGACAGAATTTGTGTTGCAGGAAATCCATTTTGCTTGTTTTGACCTTGAAGCATTAGAACAATGTGGTGGCTCATTTCAAAAGGGCTTTAGAAATGCTGGTGGCACTCCAAGGCGTGAAAAAACCTCGATAAATATCCGAAGAATTCCAGACCAATCTCTCATTGCTACTGAAGTTTTCTAAGTCCAAATCCACTTATTGCGGTAAAAGGTAATAAGAACAAAATGTAAAAACCAATTTAACCAATCCCAAAACTACTTATTGCGTTATTTTTTTATCTGTCTTGCCGCTTATATTGCCCACCCAGAGATGTGAGCGTGTATGTATCTAAGCCATTTTCGCTCGACAGTTCAAGGCGTGGCTTGTTGTTTTTGGGTCGATGTTGGCGCGGATCCAGGGTAGATACGCAAGACAACCGAATTGCAGAGGACATTTCCCCTGGTGTTCCGTTGAAGAGGTGTATAGACGGTACGCCGTCAGTCGTTACGGTTATATGGACCCTACCCGCAACCTCAACACCGCCCACAACGATCATATCCTTGACGTATATTTTTCTCGTCGAGATCGTCTCGACTTCTAAGACATCATCACGCGCAGCGAGGTCACTCCTGTCACCCGCAAAGTAGGCACACGTTGCCACCAACGCACCGAGAATGAAGAACACAATCCTCTCTTTCATTGCCAAACACCTCCTTTCCTTCGCCTTATATAACACTATTCTCTTATCAACAACTGGCGTGCCGGCGTGGAATCCTCTTGCTGTATTTCAACAGGTTTCTTGATCAGTTCCTGCGTCTGCTGACGCATGACATAATACTGATATCCCAAATACAGAATCGCTATTATACCGACAATCAGAATACACACCAACTCCGTGAAAGTCCCTTGTAGCGAATACCGCTCCGGTATAAAAATCTCCTGATATATCTTTCTTCTCTTTTTCATCTGCCTATACTCCTGAAGGAGGGACGTTGAACTTTCCGTCTCGCCACTCTTTGTAGATAAGAAACGCACCGAGGAGACATAAACCGTAACAGAGCACGACTGCTATACCACTGGCGACTATAGCGACCTCCAAGTTTCGTACCCAGCTCACACTCCTTACGTCTACACCCGACTCCCATCGCTCACCCCATATTGTGTTGTAAACCGCAGGAACAAGCCAGCCGAGACCCCTGACACCAATGAGGGACACGGCGATACATATCATCCCCTTTGACCGCGTCCGGAAACAGAAAAACACCAAAACCGCCATCAGTACCACATATTCCACGGTCGCGATATCCGTTGTTAGACGTACAAAAGTATTCATGTTTTAACCTCTGGTGAAACTTTAATGTTTGCGGAAGCCTCGCCCTTTAGAGCGGGGTCTACCCCTTGTGAAACTTATTAAAGAGTGCCAGCACCACAAGGATGGCACATATCAGAATGAAGACACCCGCAGCGATGTAAAAATCGGCATGCCCCAGCCGTGCGAAACTCTTTTTTAAACGACTGCTACGGGCATCTTCGCGTTTTTGCGTAAGGCGGGCTTCCTCGTCTTGTGTGAGTCCTTTCGCACCGGGTGTCGCAACGGCTGCGCGGCGGGTGAGGTGCTGTTGAATCCGCCATGTCTGCCACTTGCGGAACAGAACGCGACAGAGAACGACACCGCCTGTGCTAACGATGCCGGCACCCATAAAAA encodes the following:
- a CDS encoding IS1595 family transposase codes for the protein MARKARLSTNHIKRKKEDGEGRVERWNCYDCRASFKATHGTLFHGTKIPLQKWFLAISLTLNAKKGISSYELQRDLDLNQKTAWFILTRIRAKMADKVNSILLQGIIEADETYIGGKPRKPNKREDFEPSKRGRGTDKTAIMGAVARGGEVVAEVAKGLTGRDILEFIRRVVNVKESELMTDEYHAYNALGSQLKHHVINHQVQFAEGDKHTNTIEGFWSLLKRAWYGSHHHYQTGYTPLYIAERCYIYNNRHRETIFWKFLKESCQ
- a CDS encoding site-specific DNA-methyltransferase, encoding MHTVNSFINTIKEGNCIELMSEMPDECVDLIVTDPPFAIDFKATRQNYNRKESHVLQGYNEVKSNEYLDFTLDWLSGATRVLKDSGSMYVFSGWNHLKDLLIAIDHCELTTINHLVWKYQFGVVTKRKYVTSHYHCLFVCKNDEKRKFYPYCRFDKDTKTKDGGSAHYRDKEDVWEINREYWNRALKTPTKLPAELIVKILDYSSEKGDLVFDPFLGSGQVAVVSQMKKRNYVGFEIVPEYYQLAQNRLESGEYLVYPTKKEEAVSELFATVI